From Herbiconiux flava, one genomic window encodes:
- a CDS encoding siderophore-interacting protein, giving the protein MLTYVPRTESDRDGRPSYRPFRAEVVRVVELSPCFRRVTFTGPDFGDFGTAGLDQRIKLVLPHADGSFGDCGWDDPAVLSDGTWYERWRMLPAEAQNPIRTYTVRAIRSAERELDVDFVVHTAPDAAGRDATEAADGAAPAAHPPLDGAATGTADGPAAAWLAGARAGDELIIVGPDDRSRDYALGLDWRPGEAIDYLLAGDETAAPAICAILESLPAGTRAHAFIEVPCSDDAQPVQTAAEGSVTWLARDEGGVLQDAVRGWLDTHREAIAPALADGAQELADIDVDVDMLWDSPVDVHGRFYAWLAGESAAIKALRRLLVSEVGVDRRKVAFMGYWRRGKAEGS; this is encoded by the coding sequence ATGCTTACCTATGTGCCCCGCACGGAATCGGATCGCGACGGGCGTCCCTCGTACCGCCCGTTCCGGGCCGAGGTCGTGCGCGTCGTCGAGCTCAGCCCGTGCTTTCGCCGGGTGACCTTCACCGGCCCCGACTTCGGCGACTTCGGCACCGCGGGCCTCGACCAGCGCATCAAGCTCGTTCTCCCGCACGCCGACGGCAGCTTCGGCGACTGCGGCTGGGACGACCCCGCCGTGCTCTCCGACGGCACCTGGTACGAGCGCTGGCGCATGCTGCCGGCCGAGGCGCAGAACCCCATCCGCACCTACACGGTGCGCGCCATCCGCTCCGCCGAGCGGGAGCTCGACGTCGACTTCGTCGTGCACACGGCACCGGATGCCGCCGGCCGGGACGCGACGGAGGCGGCGGACGGGGCCGCGCCGGCCGCGCATCCGCCCCTCGACGGCGCAGCCACCGGAACCGCCGACGGCCCCGCCGCCGCTTGGCTCGCGGGCGCCCGGGCGGGTGACGAGCTGATCATCGTGGGGCCCGACGACCGCAGCCGCGACTACGCCCTGGGTCTCGACTGGCGGCCCGGCGAGGCCATCGACTACCTGCTCGCCGGCGACGAGACGGCGGCTCCGGCCATCTGCGCGATCCTCGAGTCGCTGCCGGCCGGCACCCGGGCGCACGCCTTCATCGAGGTGCCCTGCTCCGACGACGCGCAGCCGGTGCAGACCGCCGCCGAGGGCTCGGTGACCTGGCTCGCCCGCGACGAGGGCGGCGTGCTGCAGGATGCGGTGCGCGGCTGGCTCGACACCCATCGCGAGGCCATCGCCCCGGCCCTGGCCGACGGCGCTCAGGAGCTCGCCGACATCGACGTGGACGTCGACATGCTCTGGGACTCGCCCGTCGACGTGCACGGCCGGTTCTACGCCTGGCTCGCCGGGGAGTCCGCCGCGATCAAGGCCCTCCGGCGGCTGCTGGTGAGCGAGGTCGGCGTCGACCGCCGCAAGGTCGCCTTCATGGGCTACTGGAGACGCGGCAAGGCCGAGGGGTCATGA
- a CDS encoding FecCD family ABC transporter permease, with protein MTRAAPAAASARLARQGSRGRPARLLGLVGLLLGVVVAVALSLLLGSRAIDFGTVVGALTGAGGGGAASGDGASTEQMVVLDLRVPRTVIGLVAGAALGLAGALMQGLTRNPLADPGLLGVNSGASLAVVVAISVFGVTSPIGYIWFAFAGAALAAIVVYVVASGRTGPTPLSLTLAGAAVTAVLTSLITLVLLRDLDTLGQYRFWSVGSLVGRDASTVLPLVPFLVVGAVLALVLGRGLNGLALGDDVARGLGQRVGLTRVVAGVAIILLCGSATSLAGPLVFVGLVVPHLARRMIGTDYRWILLYSVPLGAMLLVLADTVGRLIAQPAELEAGIVVALIGAPVLIALVRRDRAVTR; from the coding sequence ATGACGCGGGCCGCTCCGGCGGCAGCATCCGCTCGCCTCGCCCGGCAGGGGTCGCGGGGCCGGCCGGCACGCCTGCTCGGGCTGGTCGGGCTGCTGCTGGGGGTCGTCGTCGCGGTGGCGCTGAGCCTGCTGCTCGGGTCACGGGCGATCGACTTCGGCACGGTCGTCGGCGCACTGACGGGTGCGGGCGGCGGCGGCGCCGCGAGCGGTGACGGCGCCTCGACCGAGCAGATGGTCGTGCTCGACCTGCGCGTGCCGCGCACGGTGATCGGGCTCGTCGCGGGCGCCGCGCTGGGGCTCGCCGGGGCGCTCATGCAGGGGCTGACCCGCAACCCGCTGGCCGACCCCGGGCTGCTCGGCGTGAACTCGGGGGCATCGCTGGCCGTCGTGGTCGCGATCTCCGTGTTCGGCGTCACGAGCCCGATCGGCTACATCTGGTTCGCCTTCGCGGGTGCGGCGCTCGCGGCGATCGTCGTCTACGTCGTGGCCTCGGGGCGCACCGGGCCCACGCCGCTCAGTCTCACGCTCGCCGGAGCGGCGGTGACCGCGGTGCTCACCTCGCTGATCACGCTCGTGCTGCTCCGCGACCTCGACACCCTCGGCCAGTACCGCTTCTGGTCGGTCGGCTCGCTGGTCGGCCGCGACGCCTCGACGGTGCTGCCGCTGGTGCCCTTCCTCGTGGTCGGCGCGGTGCTCGCGCTGGTGCTCGGCCGCGGGCTGAACGGCCTGGCGCTCGGCGACGACGTCGCGCGCGGGCTCGGGCAGCGGGTCGGGCTGACCCGCGTCGTGGCGGGGGTCGCGATCATCCTGCTCTGCGGCTCGGCGACCTCGCTCGCGGGGCCGCTGGTCTTCGTCGGGCTGGTCGTGCCGCACCTGGCGAGACGGATGATCGGCACCGACTACCGCTGGATCCTGCTGTACTCGGTGCCGCTCGGCGCCATGCTGCTCGTGCTCGCCGACACCGTCGGGCGCCTGATCGCGCAGCCCGCGGAGCTCGAGGCCGGCATCGTGGTGGCCCTGATCGGGGCGCCCGTGCTGATCGCGCTCGTGCGCCGCGACCGGGCGGTGACGCGGTGA
- a CDS encoding FecCD family ABC transporter permease codes for MSGVGVGAVSAVAGEAAPSVAPAPPPSGGGALRRVRAAGLHRLVVVCGLLALLLGVIAVLALMLGDRVVAPQDVLAAAVGQGSGGDRFVVLGLRAPRLALSLLVGACFGLAGAVFQSLLGNPLASPDIIGISQGASAAAVTAVLLFGASGLAVSGAAFAGAVLAAALILLLAGRVGRSGAVGSGGAAGSRFVLIGIALAFLAQALIGYLLTRADVRDAQGALLWLVGSIGTVQVPELVVTGVAALVLAAALVVLAPRLRMLQLGDEAATALGVRVTPVRLLLLLVAVAFAAVATAAAGPVAFVAFVSAPIARRLVGGLGPALVASALVGAVVVGGADVLAQHAVAGLQVPVGIVTGLVGAPILLTLLARGNRTRGAA; via the coding sequence GTGAGCGGCGTGGGCGTGGGCGCGGTGAGCGCGGTGGCGGGTGAGGCCGCTCCGAGCGTCGCGCCTGCACCGCCGCCGTCGGGCGGAGGCGCACTGCGCCGAGTGCGGGCCGCGGGACTCCACCGTCTCGTCGTGGTGTGCGGGCTGCTCGCCCTGCTGCTCGGGGTGATCGCCGTGCTGGCGCTGATGCTCGGCGACCGCGTGGTGGCTCCGCAGGACGTGCTCGCCGCCGCCGTCGGACAGGGCTCGGGAGGCGACCGCTTCGTCGTCCTAGGCCTGCGCGCGCCGCGGCTCGCCCTGTCCCTGCTCGTCGGCGCCTGCTTCGGGCTGGCCGGCGCCGTCTTCCAGAGCCTGCTCGGCAACCCGCTGGCGAGCCCCGACATCATCGGCATCTCGCAGGGGGCGAGCGCGGCGGCGGTCACCGCGGTGCTGCTGTTCGGCGCGAGCGGCCTCGCCGTCTCGGGCGCGGCGTTCGCCGGGGCCGTGCTCGCGGCGGCGCTCATCCTGCTGCTGGCCGGCCGGGTCGGCCGCTCGGGCGCCGTCGGATCGGGCGGCGCCGCCGGCTCGCGCTTCGTGCTGATCGGCATCGCCCTCGCCTTCCTCGCCCAGGCCCTGATCGGCTACCTCCTCACCCGCGCCGACGTGCGTGACGCCCAGGGCGCCCTGCTCTGGCTGGTCGGCAGCATCGGCACGGTGCAGGTGCCCGAGCTCGTCGTCACCGGGGTCGCGGCCCTCGTGCTGGCGGCGGCCCTCGTCGTGCTCGCTCCGCGGCTCAGGATGCTCCAGCTGGGCGACGAGGCCGCCACCGCCCTCGGGGTGCGCGTGACCCCGGTGCGCCTGCTGCTGCTGCTCGTCGCGGTGGCGTTCGCGGCGGTGGCGACGGCGGCCGCAGGCCCGGTGGCGTTCGTGGCGTTCGTCTCGGCGCCGATCGCGCGGCGCCTCGTCGGCGGACTCGGCCCCGCCCTCGTCGCCAGCGCCCTCGTCGGCGCCGTGGTCGTCGGTGGCGCCGACGTGCTCGCCCAGCACGCCGTCGCCGGGCTGCAGGTGCCCGTCGGCATCGTGACCGGCCTCGTCGGCGCGCCCATCCTGCTCACCCTGCTCGCGCGGGGCAACCGCACCCGAGGAGCCGCATGA
- a CDS encoding ABC transporter ATP-binding protein, translating to MTSHPPDRAAAVTGPGPDTTGPDATGLDATGHDATGPDRAAAHPSPEPHELRADALTLAYDGRRVVEGLDVVIPDGRVTVVVGPNACGKSTLLRSFARLLRPESGTVTLDGTEVHRFPSRRLATQLGLLPQQPVAPEGITVADLVGRGRFPRQGLFRQWTGDDDRAVDDALRATDTLAIAERRVEELSGGQRQRVWIAMALAQQTDVLLLDEPTTFLDVTHQIEVLDLLHERNRVQGITVVMVLHDLNLAARYADHLIVMSAGRIVAEGAPADVITPETVRTAFGLESLVVADPVSGSPMVVPKGRFHGGGASSAV from the coding sequence ATGACCTCCCACCCACCCGACCGCGCCGCCGCCGTCACCGGGCCCGGCCCCGACACCACCGGCCCCGACGCCACCGGCCTCGACGCCACCGGCCACGACGCCACCGGCCCCGATCGCGCCGCCGCGCATCCGTCGCCCGAGCCGCACGAGTTGCGGGCCGACGCCCTCACGCTCGCCTACGACGGGCGGCGGGTGGTCGAGGGCCTCGACGTCGTCATCCCCGACGGGCGGGTCACCGTCGTCGTCGGACCGAACGCGTGCGGCAAGTCGACCCTGCTGCGCTCGTTCGCCCGGCTGCTGCGCCCCGAGAGCGGAACCGTGACCCTCGACGGCACCGAGGTGCACCGCTTCCCCAGCCGCCGCCTCGCGACGCAGCTCGGCCTGCTGCCGCAGCAGCCGGTCGCGCCCGAGGGCATCACGGTCGCCGACCTCGTCGGCCGCGGCCGCTTCCCGCGCCAGGGCCTGTTCCGCCAGTGGACGGGCGACGACGACCGCGCCGTCGACGACGCGCTCCGCGCCACCGACACGCTCGCCATCGCCGAGCGCCGCGTCGAGGAGCTCTCGGGCGGCCAGCGCCAGCGCGTCTGGATCGCCATGGCCCTCGCCCAGCAGACCGACGTGCTGCTGCTCGACGAGCCCACGACCTTCCTCGACGTGACGCACCAGATCGAGGTGCTCGACCTGCTGCACGAGCGCAACCGGGTGCAGGGCATCACGGTCGTGATGGTGCTGCACGACCTCAACCTCGCGGCCCGGTACGCCGATCACCTGATCGTGATGTCGGCCGGCCGCATCGTCGCCGAGGGCGCACCCGCCGACGTCATCACGCCCGAGACGGTGCGCACGGCGTTCGGCCTCGAGTCGCTCGTGGTGGCCGATCCGGTGAGCGGGTCGCCGATGGTCGTGCCCAAGGGCCGGT